GCCGGATCAGCCTCAATCACGATTTCGGACAAATCGAGGTCACTAATGACCGCCTGAAACACGTCAATTTGATTCGGTGGCAAGCGAAGGACAATGGGATGCGTGCTGTCTCGTTCAATCGCGCCAAGCAACAATTGGCGCAATTTCAAATGCAAAGCTGGCGCAAGCAACTCAGGCAAAACTTGCTCCAAGATGGCCGTAACGTAACTTGCAGTTCCATTCGAGAAATGGGATTGGGCTTCTTCGTACCCAAACATGCCATCAACCAGCGACTCCGCGACTTTTGCGCGTAACTGCGATTGTTCGCTCTGATGCGCCAGAATTGCTGCCTCTTGCCCATCCCGGAATCCGTCATCGTATGTCGCAATATTTTCAGGATGATCAGTCTGGCTCAGATGCTGCCCATCAAAGCTTTCAAGACTTAAGGATGACACCATTTATGCGGGCTCCTTCCGCTCAGGATCGTCCATCCAATTTTCAAGAATTTGCAGCGTTTCAGTCTCCCGATCCGTGATCATGTCCTGCAATCTTGTGACTGGGTCATCTGCGGCGCTTCCACCCATGTCACCAAAACCTAAACCGTCGTCGCTTGGCCCTTCGATCGACATCATGTCCGGAAAGGCGGACATCATTTGTGGGGCATCGTCTTCAACGAAACTGGTGCTTTCCGCCCCTTCATCAGGCGGTGGCAAGGCTGCCATTCCGGGCTTCGGTGACAAAATAGGTTTCACGACAAACAATCCGAGGATCAGCGCAACTGCGGCCAAAACCCCGATTTGAATGAGTTGCATCATGTCTAAAGATGACGTCGAAATACTGTCGGCGAATACTTCTGTCCCTAATTCAGGGATTGGCTCAAATGGCATTGATCGCAAAGTGATTTGGTCACCTCTTGCCTCGTCGAAGCCGACGGCAGACGTTACCAATTCTTGTAGATCAGCCAATTCTTCGTCCGACCGTGGTTCAACTGTTGTGGTTCCATCAGGGTTCTTGATCACCGCATCATTGATCAATACCGCCACAGTTAGGCGCTTAACCGCACCCGGCAGTCGCTTAATTTCCCTTTGCGTTTCAGAGACCTCAAAATTTGTGAGCGCGCGTGTTTCGCTATTCTCATTATTGGCTGTTCCGCCGCCGGCTGCGTCACCGTCTGGAAGATTGGACGCAACAGTCACCTCCCCGCCGCGGGAATCTTCCGATTTTTCAGCGCTTTCCTGAACCTCTGTACTAATCGCTACGCGGCTGTCAGGATCCACCGTGCGTTCGGATATCGTCTCAGAATCAGTGACTGTTTCCATTGTGAGTTCGACAACCGCATTCCCTGCCCCCACCCGCGCCAACAATAGCCTTTCAGCTCGCGCACGAAGAATATCAGCTTGCTCATTATCCGCAGCGGCGCCGGGCAAATCATCGGCACCTGACAGAAGCCCCGCAGTAGCGTCAATAATTGCGACATTTTCGGGAACCAAGCCGCTGACAGCAGAGGCAACGAGGTACTGAAGCGCCTTGACTTGACTGGCGGAAATTATCCCTGTGGATGACTGCACAGTCACTGCAGCGCTTGGTGGTTCCGATCGTTGAAATGATCGCGTCGACGCAGAGGAAATATGAACTCTCGCGCTACGGAAGCGCGGGTTCGCAACAATTGTACGCGCAAGTTCCCCTTCTTTTGCCCGCCAGTATGTCGCATCGAACATTTGGGACGTTGTCGAAAACCCGCTGAGATTGTCTAACAATTCGTACCCGTTGACTCCACTGACCGGTAAACCCTGCCCCGCCAGAACAAGTCTAAGCGAATCGCGCGCGGTCGTTTCGACATAGATCGCCCCACCGCGCACTTCGTATATGACACCTTGTTGGTCAAGCGCAGTTAGCACGTCACCTGCCGCGCTTGGTTCTAGCCCCCCGAACAACAGTGACATGTCTCGCGCGCCAGGGGATTGCACAAGAAACAAGACAACCAAGAAAACACCAATACTCGAGCCAATCGCCGCGACCCGCTGCCCGATGCTCAACCGATTCCAAACGTCGAGTAAATTTTGCAAATCAGTTCTCCGATCAAACAGAGGCCTTCTGCCTCCAACAATCGATTGATTGCATGCAAACAATTAATAACGAGTTAGGGCTTCTTTGGTTAAATCGCGTCAAGAGACATTTAATGGAGTCGCAACATGACCGACGCTGCCGAACTAGAGGTGCCACCACCGCCCAAAAAAACGAAACTTCCGCTAATCCTAGGGTTTGTACTGTTGCTCGCGGGCGCGGGAGGGGGCTTCACCCTCGTAAAGATCGGCATCATCGGCGGGAAAACAAATGAGGTAGCCGGAGATTCTACAGAAACTTCGGATATTCCGCCCGAAAGCGAAGATGTGGCCTTCGTCCCATTAGACCCCATGGTAATTACACTATCTAGCGGGTCGGACAGGCAATTACTCCGTTTTACAGCCCAGCTAGATGTCAACCCAGCCGCGGTAGAAGAAGTCGAGAAAATTAAGCCGCGAATTATCGACATCTTAAACGGTTATTTAAGAGCTTTAGAAGTAGAAGATCTCGAAGCACCAGCGGCGCTAATTAAAATTCGCTCGCAGATGTTGCACCGCGTCAGAATCGTTGCCGGCGAAAACCGCGTCAATGACTTACTGGTAATGGAATTTGTACTTAATTAGGGGGCGCCAGAATGGCCTTCATATCAGATATACTATTGTCTGCAGGCGCATTTGGCGTTGCCATTTATTGCATGATATTGTCACGAAGGTTGCGCCGGTTCACAAGCCTCGAAAGCGACATCGGAAAGGCAATAAAAACGATGTCGGTCCAAATTAGCGAACTGAACCTATCGTTACGCCGGGCGCAAGAGAATGGAAATCAATCAGTTCGGCAATTAAATGCAGGCAGTCAGAGGGCGGAAGAAGCCGCAAAGCACTTAGAACTACTTGTTGCATCGCTTCACAGCCTGCCCTCAACAGAAAAGCAACAGCAAGCATCAAATCCATTCTTTGCGCGGCGCGAACCGCAACCTGCGAGCGGCGAATGAGCATTCTCAATCGAAAAAAACGCTATAGCAGCTCGCTTGGCGCACTCGCAACAATACTAATAGTATCCGGAATCATTCGCTCCTCGGAACAGCAGTTTTTTGCATTTGCTCAAGACGCAGATATTTCCAATTTAACTGCATCATCTAGCACAACCGAGATCATCGGTATCCCATTTAGTAGCGAAGCGATTGAAGCAATTCTCGCTGCCTTCGAAGTTCGCGAAGCGGATTTATTGGAACGCGAAGCAGAATTAAGAATACTAAAGGATGATCTAAGCCAATCGGAGCTACGTATTTCCGAAAAAATATCAGAACTCACAATCATTGAGCAAAAACTCGCTAGCACCTTAGCACTAGCAGATACAGCTGCCGAAAATGATTTGGCGCGATTAGCGACAGTTTACGAAAACATGAAGCCAAAAGATACTGCCGCCTTGTTTTCAGAAATGGCACCCGGCTTTGCTGCTGGTTTCCTCGGGCTAATGCAAGCCGAAGCCGCAGCGGCTGTAATGACGGAACTAGAACCGGAAAATGCGCACACCATTAGCGTCATGCTTGCAGGTCGAAATGCTAATGCGTTCAATTTTGAATGACTGCCCATAATTGCAATAATGTGAGAATCTTATGATAGGACTAGTTGGCATTGTCATCATTTTTGTAATGGTGTTCGGCGGTTACCTCCTCGCTGGCGGTAAAATGGGCATTATCCTCAAATCCCTGCCATTCGAGATGATAATGATTGTGGGGGCAGCAGTTGGTGCGTTTGTCATCAGTAACGATACAGCTGGCATTAAGCATACAGCGAAAGATGTCGGGAAAGTTTTCAAAGGTCCAACTTGGAAAACAAGCGACTACCGCGATCTTCTTTGTCTTCTATTTGAGTTGCTTCGCATCGCAAGGACAAACCCAGTTGAACTTGAAGCGCATATTGAGGATCCGACCAGTTCTGAAATATTTGAACGGTATCCAAAGATCGCAGCAGACAAAGAAGCTATTGGCTTGATCTGCGACACCCTTCGGTCAGGGTCAATGAACTATGACGATCCTCATCAGGTCGAAGAGGTCTTGGAAAAACGCATCGATGCGACCCACCATCACAATATGCATTCGACACATGCCTTACAGAGCATCGCTGACGGGCTGCCTGCCCTAGGAATTGTCGCTGCTGTTTTGGGAATCATCAAAACAATGGGCTCAATTGATCAACCTCCAGAAGTCCTCGGGAAATTGATCGGTGGGGCACTTGTCGGTACATTTCTAGGTGTTTTTTTAGCCTATGGCTTAGTAGGCCCATTTGCTCTTCGCGTTGGTGCCGTCATCGAGGAAGATGCGCACTTCTATCGGTTAATCCGTGAAGTACTGGTCGCAAACCTTCACCGTCATGCACCAAACATTTGCATTGAGGTCGGACGCCAGAATACTCCATCGCATTTCCGTCCGTCGTTTACCGATCTCGAAGAAGCATTGAAATCTCTCAAAAAAGAAGCGTCCTAATGACTAGGTGGGCAACGGTCGCTCTACTTCTGACTGCAAGCAGTGCTTACTCAGAGGTTGTTCCGATCATATCGGGAGATCAGTCAGATTTTCCACGTTTTGTCGCAACCATACCACGTGGGACAGATTGGAAAATTCAGCAAGAACAGGGAAAATCAATAATTGAGCTTCCAGAGGGATTTCGCTTTGAACAGAAGAATCCGGACGCAATAGGCGCTGGGGAGATCTACGCGAAGCTTATTGAGCGTGAGCGCCGGAATCAAATTGAGGTTAGTTTCGAGTGTGATTGTCGTATAGATGTATACGTGTACCAAGATGTTTTCTTGGTAATTGATATTATCAATGTGTTCCCTGAGATGATTGTTGAAAAAGCTACGTCAAATGGAGACATTCCAAATGGTGCATGGTGGAGGGATCTTCTGGTTGAGGCTACCCCAAATTACGAAGTTAACCAAGTCGAAGCGCCCCTCATTCAGGAACCTGATAGCGTTTATATACCTGAGTTTCTTGCTCGCGAACTATCAACTGCGGCAACGTCGGGTCGTATCGAATTGCACCAGAAAAGTGATGGTGACAGAGAACCTACCAATGCCACTGCAAACGGCATCCAAACCTCAATTTTGTCACTGAACATCGGCATCGACACAACGAGTAGTGACGCGCAGGGTTTAAATCCGATCACCCCCGATACAGCCTGCCATGCCTTTAGGTCAGCAGAACTTTTTGGTTCAACAGTAGAAGAAATAGACTTCGAGACCCTGATCGCGACACGGAAACTGGTCTTTTCTGAGACGGGAAATTCAAATGATGAAAGAATGGTTTCCCTTGCGCTTCAATACCTGGAACTCGGTCTAGAAATTGAGGCGTCTCAAATCCTAGATCAAGTTAGTACCAAGACTGAAGAAGTGGAATTACTCAAGCAGATCGCAAAACTTCTACAAGACCACATTGATACGTCCGATTTTTGGCAACGAATGCAACGATGCGAAAATTCGAATTACTTATGGTATGCATTGAGCATGAAGGGCGTGTCAGAAAATGACATAAAGAGCGATCTAGTTCTCCTACATTTTAAAGCGCTACCTAGATGGCTCAGGCAGCATGTCACTGCCCGCCTTCATGATATGCTCATCAGGAATAACGAATACTCTTCTGCCGCTGAAATCCTCTCTTTTTCCGATGTTGCCACTGAAGCCGGCGTTGAGAAAACTGAGATTGCACCCCAGAGCATCCCAACCTCCGAAATCAAGATCGCAAATAGAGATCAACCAGAGGTGATGTTAGATATTCTTGCGCTTAACGATCATCACAATGCAACGGGTATTTCAGAGGCCATTCGTTTCGAACACCAAGGTACACCACTATGGTTTGAGTTATTAGAAGCAGAAATTGTTTCGCTACTAAATTCTAACAACTACTCCGGTGCCATCCGTAAGCTGGAAGAATTTCAACACGCGCCGTCTCAGGACAGGTCTGTAGACGGCATTGCCAACAGGGTATTTGCCGAAATTTCCCAAAATGCGAACGATACTGATTTCCTAGCGGCCTTCTTCCTTCGCGATGACTGGCCGCTAACCGAAGACACTTTAGAATTGCTATCGGACCGTATGGTTGAATTTCAGATACTCGACCAACGTGAAGCAAGCGATCAACCCGCCACAGGAAAGAGGGAGCAAGCTGATGAACCGATCGAACTCAACCTTGATGCAGCACTAGATCCACCTTCGCCGGAAAGCTTTTCAACACTAAACAGTACGGAAATTCGCGAACTCCTCGATGATACACAAGCTCTTCGATCATCAATTCTGAGCCAACTCTCCTCAATTGACCGCTAGTCGCATTTCCTTATTCGTAGCAATAGGTTCATGATGTCCAAAAACTCATCAAACTCCACAATAGCACTTGCCTTTGTCTTGATGGGCGTCATTTGCATCATGGTTCTTCCAGTGCCGTCATGGGCATTAGACGTGGGATTGGCCGCTTCTTTCGCGCTCGCAATTCTTATGTTTACCGTAACGCTTTTCATACAGCGGCCGTTAGATTTTTCAGCGTTCCCAACCATCTTGCTTGGTTCGCTCATTCTCAGGCTGTCTCTCAATATCGCTTCGACAAAATTGATCATCGGCAATGGCCATACAGGAACTTCCGCGGCCGGAAATGTCATCGAAGGATTTGCGATGTTCGTAATGGGCGGAAACATCGCGTTGGGTCTGGTAGTATTTTGCGTTTTGTTGATGGTCAATTTCTTGGTTATCAACAAGGGTGCCACGCGGATGGCTGAGGTCGGCGCACGATTTGCACTGGATGCCATGCCCGGGAAACAGATGGCTATCGACAGCGATCTTGCATCCGGCGCAATTACTCATGAGCAAGCCAAAGAACGGCGCGAGACCGAACAGGCCGAAACAACGTTTTTCGGATCCCTCGATGGCGCGTCAAAATTTGTAAAAGGCGATGCAATTGCGGGTCTTTTGATCACCGCTTTGAACCTTTTTGTCGGCCTCGCGATTGGCGTCTTTGGTCATCAAATGTCTCTCGCTGACGGGTTTGCAACTTACTCAATCCTAACCGTTGGTGATGGTCTTGTTTCACAGATACCCGCCGTGCTTATCTCGATCGCTTCCGCACTGCTTCTCGCCCGCGGTGGCGCGACTGGCGCGACCGATACGACGGTACTTGAGCAACTTGGAAAACATCCTGCCGCGCTGATCTCGGTCGCTGTGCTACTTGGCTTTTTCGCACTTATTCCCGGCCTGCCTTTCGTCCCATTTCTCGGTGGTGCCATCGTCCTCGGTTTGGCAGGGGCGTCACGCTTAAAAAGCAAACGTGAAGAGAATGAGCAAATATCCAATGACCAGACAGCACCTGTGCCAGAAGCTCCCAAGCAATCCATTTCAAACCTTTTAGAAACCGATGAAATTCACATCGATTTCGCAAATGACCTCACGCCAATGGCATTGGATCACATAACTGGCCTGGACATGAGAATAGCAAACATACGAAAACATGTCGCTCGTGAATATGGGATTCTGTTACCGG
The Rhodobacteraceae bacterium S2214 genome window above contains:
- a CDS encoding flagellar biosynthesis protein FlhA is translated as MSKNSSNSTIALAFVLMGVICIMVLPVPSWALDVGLAASFALAILMFTVTLFIQRPLDFSAFPTILLGSLILRLSLNIASTKLIIGNGHTGTSAAGNVIEGFAMFVMGGNIALGLVVFCVLLMVNFLVINKGATRMAEVGARFALDAMPGKQMAIDSDLASGAITHEQAKERRETEQAETTFFGSLDGASKFVKGDAIAGLLITALNLFVGLAIGVFGHQMSLADGFATYSILTVGDGLVSQIPAVLISIASALLLARGGATGATDTTVLEQLGKHPAALISVAVLLGFFALIPGLPFVPFLGGAIVLGLAGASRLKSKREENEQISNDQTAPVPEAPKQSISNLLETDEIHIDFANDLTPMALDHITGLDMRIANIRKHVAREYGILLPEVHLTDNPMLPEGEYVINLLGVPHGRYQLRPDLQMVLTSNSDGLPIVGEEVTEPVFNAPAIWVEPASAEEATLNGLTVVRPAEILATHLLEILKKNFSKILSMSALQERLHEMTVIADERRAAANKKFLDTMIPEKVSLELLHGTTRSLLDENISIKNLQLIIEAIAEGQQFSKNWDSIYEHVRSRLGFQILDKIKDENDHLNVVQLAQEWEKIFATYQINADANQRGEIALPPPLLQELLDKTSEKIGAASDSKSQTAIVTTSKRRKFISSILSAKGISNPVLSYDEIDQNVSLNLVGVIHP
- a CDS encoding flagellar basal body-associated FliL family protein, with translation MTDAAELEVPPPPKKTKLPLILGFVLLLAGAGGGFTLVKIGIIGGKTNEVAGDSTETSDIPPESEDVAFVPLDPMVITLSSGSDRQLLRFTAQLDVNPAAVEEVEKIKPRIIDILNGYLRALEVEDLEAPAALIKIRSQMLHRVRIVAGENRVNDLLVMEFVLN
- the motA gene encoding flagellar motor stator protein MotA; translation: MIGLVGIVIIFVMVFGGYLLAGGKMGIILKSLPFEMIMIVGAAVGAFVISNDTAGIKHTAKDVGKVFKGPTWKTSDYRDLLCLLFELLRIARTNPVELEAHIEDPTSSEIFERYPKIAADKEAIGLICDTLRSGSMNYDDPHQVEEVLEKRIDATHHHNMHSTHALQSIADGLPALGIVAAVLGIIKTMGSIDQPPEVLGKLIGGALVGTFLGVFLAYGLVGPFALRVGAVIEEDAHFYRLIREVLVANLHRHAPNICIEVGRQNTPSHFRPSFTDLEEALKSLKKEAS
- the fliF gene encoding flagellar M-ring protein FliF, with the protein product MQNLLDVWNRLSIGQRVAAIGSSIGVFLVVLFLVQSPGARDMSLLFGGLEPSAAGDVLTALDQQGVIYEVRGGAIYVETTARDSLRLVLAGQGLPVSGVNGYELLDNLSGFSTTSQMFDATYWRAKEGELARTIVANPRFRSARVHISSASTRSFQRSEPPSAAVTVQSSTGIISASQVKALQYLVASAVSGLVPENVAIIDATAGLLSGADDLPGAAADNEQADILRARAERLLLARVGAGNAVVELTMETVTDSETISERTVDPDSRVAISTEVQESAEKSEDSRGGEVTVASNLPDGDAAGGGTANNENSETRALTNFEVSETQREIKRLPGAVKRLTVAVLINDAVIKNPDGTTTVEPRSDEELADLQELVTSAVGFDEARGDQITLRSMPFEPIPELGTEVFADSISTSSLDMMQLIQIGVLAAVALILGLFVVKPILSPKPGMAALPPPDEGAESTSFVEDDAPQMMSAFPDMMSIEGPSDDGLGFGDMGGSAADDPVTRLQDMITDRETETLQILENWMDDPERKEPA